The following proteins are encoded in a genomic region of Drosophila willistoni isolate 14030-0811.24 chromosome 3R, UCI_dwil_1.1, whole genome shotgun sequence:
- the LOC6651033 gene encoding saccharopine dehydrogenase-like oxidoreductase, translated as MAATSADRLDVIIFGASGFTGKYTVYEAVSVLNGLRWGVAGRNREKLQQVLKEMGAKAQKDLSQIPIIVADVFDEASLLEMAKRCRIVVNTAGPYRFYGEKVVSACIEAGTHHVDVSGEPQYMETMQLKYNERAKERGVYIVSACGFDSIPADMGVIFVEKNFDGVVNSVETFIESGMKDGAPTDVGNAGLNYGTWESAVFGLAHADELRAIRKGLFPRRLPKFYPVLKQRPLMFRSTEVDKVCLPFPGSDRSVVMRSQRFLYDNDKKRPVQMHAYICFPSWLVAITVAFFASIFGLMAKFQVGRRLLLQYPGFFSAGLASKSGPSEAAMENSFFKMTIKANGWPKSDRLAESTDQYTEPPNKTLSVRVTGPNPGYGATCVALLSTALTILRESDKMPGTGGVLPPAAAFSKTSLISELEKHEHGMKFEILANK; from the coding sequence ATGGCAGCGACATCAGCAGATCGATTAGATGTCATAATATTTGGAGCTAGTGGTTTTACCGGAAAGTATACGGTATATGAAGCGGTATCCGTTCTTAATGGACTCCGTTGGGGCGTTGCGGGCCGCAATCGTGAGAAACTGCAGCAGGTGCTGAAAGAAATGGGTGCAAAGGCCCAAAAGGATTTATCTCAGATTCCCATTATCGTAGCGGATGTGTTCGATGAAGCATCACTCCTGGAAATGGCCAAACGTTGTCGCATTGTGGTTAACACGGCGGGACCATATCGCTTCTACGGCGAGAAGGTGGTCAGCGCCTGCATTGAGGCTGGAACACACCATGTGGATGTCAGTGGCGAACCGCAGTATATGGAAACAATGCAATTGAAGTACAATGAGCGGGCCAAGGAGCGTGGCGTTTATATAGTTAGTGCTTGTGGTTTTGATTCCATACCGGCCGATATGGGTGTTATCTTTGTGGAGAAGAATTTCGATGGTGTTGTCAATTCGGTGGAAACATTTATCGAGAGCGGCATGAAGGATGGAGCTCCAACAGACGTTGGCAACGCAGGTCTGAATTATGGCACTTGGGAAAGTGCAGTCTTTGGTCTGGCCCATGCGGATGAATTGCGTGCCATACGAAAGGGCCTGTTCCCGAGGCGTCTACCCAAATTCTATCCCGTTTTAAAGCAACGTCCGTTGATGTTCCGTTCCACAGAGGTTGACAAGGTTTGCCTACCCTTTCCGGGCTCAGATCGTTCAGTGGTAATGAGGTCGCAACGCTTCCTCTACGATAATGACAAGAAACGTCCAGTCCAGATGCATGCCTATATTTGTTTCCCCTCATGGCTGGTTGCCATTACTGTTGCATTCTTTGCCAGCATTTTTGGTTTGATGGCCAAATTTCAGGTTGGACGACGTCTGCTTCTTCAGTATCCCGGCTTCTTTTCAGCCGGTCTGGCCTCAAAATCGGGACCCAGTGAGGCGGCCATGGAGAACAGCTTTTTCAAAATGACTATCAAAGCCAATGGCTGGCCAAAATCAGATCGCTTGGCAGAGTCAACCGATCAATATACCGAGCCGCCCAACAAGACTTTATCGGTTCGTGTAACAGGTCCAAATCCTGGCTATGGTGCTACCTGTGTGGCTCTACTATCCACTGCTCTGACCATTCTGCGAGAGAGCGATAAAATGCCCGGCACTGGTGGCGTTTTACCACCGGCGGCTGCCTTCTCTAAAACTAGCCTAATCAGCGAGCTGGAGAAGCATGAGCATGGCATGAAATTCGAAATTTTAGCCAATAAGTAA
- the LOC6651034 gene encoding cysteine-rich DPF motif domain-containing protein 1: MDQQSSTSQNESLPGEEEDSFLLPLDTEAAEIARLQPNSTNSQIENPTAEEDDERIAKIQFHCYACDMREMVHYYGREPPFALGIEFREDTYVMRDPFQAPPPRWQSKPEFFISLGVHCSICSQVVCKDPACSYYYTQTYCLPCGSKELKSWPPEAQMRLRKQLEAANKKREKPQ; this comes from the coding sequence ATGGATCAGCAGTCCAGTACTAGTCAAAACGAATCTCTGCCCGGGGAGGAGGAGGACTCCTTTCTGTTGCCGCTGGACACAGAGGCTGCCGAAATAGCCCGCCTACAACCGAATTCAACCAATTCACAAATAGAAAATCCGACAGCAGAAGAAGATGACGAACGCATTGCAAAGATTCAGTTTCATTGCTATGCCTGTGACATGAGAGAGATGGTCCACTACTATGGACGCGAACCACCTTTTGCCCTGGGCATTGAATTTCGCGAAGACACCTATGTAATGCGTGATCCCTTCCAGGCTCCACCACCGCGCTGGCAATCGAAGCCAGAGTTTTTCATCTCATTGGGTGTTCACTGTTCCATTTGCTCTCAAGTGGTTTGCAAAGATCCAGCCTGTAGTTACTATTACACGCAAACCTATTGCCTACCATGCGGCAGCAAGGAGCTCAAATCATGGCCACCAGAGGCCCAAATGCGATTACGCAAACAACTGGAAGCCGCCAATAAAAAGAGGGAGAAGCCACAGTAG
- the LOC6651036 gene encoding RNA-binding protein 34 has protein sequence MVDKSVKMKAAKTKSEPKGKDELKSSPNKKPAIAKGKVNKKKAQLKKPVVKAGAEAIKETTPKQLTVADLAKIEKKKAKKQAQKLKKQNQKLTEAKQDEAPAVKSKIVEEKEEDAVAEGSEKNSKGKQKSKTGKKGNNKDPAAGKRERDPDAEAATVFVGNLPINTKRVQLIRLFEPYGTVNSIRLRTAGGKLLFKHKQRKSAGSLNAYVVLQSPEVAQKALTLNGTEFKENHLRVTLATQTGAGDGDKASSDADAKRCVFVGNLKYSATEKKLHDVFSSCGEIDNIRCLQDGTKGCSGVAYVNFKNADAVGLALELNQTLIDDRPINVERYSVKKLGAKQQRDAAAASAPPVKKSKAKQNALGATKRLDKKQTQENGKQTGGKKKSEYRGVKVEGSGGIKKTKAKPKKKSNSHLQALAKKIAPKPKT, from the exons ATGGTGGATAAGAGTGTCAAGATGAAAGCCGCGAAAACTAAGTCCGAGCCCAAGGGAAAAGATGAATTAAAGTCATCACCAAATAAAAAGCCAGCAATAGCAAAAGGCAAGGTAAACAAAAAGAAGGCGCAGTTGAAGAAACCCGTAGTTAAGGCAGGTGCCGAAGCTATCAAAGAAACTACACCAAAACAATTGACGGTGGCCGACCTGGCcaaaatagagaaaaagaagGCCAAGAAACAGGcacagaaattgaaaaaacaaaatcagaaATTAACAGAAGCAAAACAAGATGAGGCCCCCGCGGTGAAATCGAAGATAgtggaggagaaggaggaggatgCAGTTGCCGAGGGTTCAGAAAAGAACAGCAAGGGCAAACAAAAGTCCAAGACTGGCAAGAAGGGAAATAACAAGGATCCAG CTGCCGGCAAAAGGGAAAGAGATCCAGACGCAGAAGCTGCCACAGTTTTTGTAGGCAATTTACCTATAAATACAAAACGCGTGCAATTGATCCGATTATTCGAGCCATACGGCACAGTTAATTCCATACGTCTGCGCACAGCGGGAGGCAAGTTATTGTTTAAACACAAGCAACGCAAATCTGCCGGATCCCTTAATGCATATGTAGTTCTCCAAAGTCCTGAGGTGGCCCAGAAAGCTTTGACCCTCAATGGCACGGAATTCAAAGAGAATCATTTACGTGTTACCCTGGCAACCCAAACTGGAGCCGGAGACGGAGATAAAGCGTCCAGCGACGCAGATGCCAAGCGTTGTGTTTTTGTGGGAAATTTGAAATACT CGGCCACTGAAAAGAAGTTACATGATGTCTTCTCGAGTTGTGGAGAAATTGACAATATACGCTGCTTACAAGATGGAACCAAAGGCTGTTCGGGCGTGGCATATGTTAACTTTAAGAATGCTGATGCAGTGGGTCTAGCTCTAGAGCTGAATCAAACTCTAATCGACGATAGACCCATCAATGTGGAGCGTTATTCAGTTAAGAAATTGGGAGCCAAACAGCAAAGGGATGCAGCTGCCGCATCAGCACCTCCAGTCAAGAAATccaaagccaaacaaaacGCACTTGGTGCCACGAAGCGCCTGGATAAAAAACAGACCCAAGAGAATGGCAAACAAACTGGTGGTAAAAAGAAGTCCGAATATCGTGGAGTGAAAGTCGAAGGCAGTGGTGGCATTAAAAAGACCAAGGCCAAACCGAAGAAGAAAAGCAACAGTCATTTGCAGGCACTGGCTAAAAAGATTGCCCCTAAGCCTAAGACATAA
- the LOC6651032 gene encoding survival of motor neuron-related-splicing factor 30, whose translation MADDLQNYKLQLQQVEAALQTDPDNEELLKLKIDLDEVIKLTRDLIKAQLEEQRKSSYVEPSSSKTATSNYYDDIEAALLEAEKLVSSVKTWKIGEKCQAKWTEDGQYYDATIEGITAEGEVSVIFDAYQNRSTTNLKELRERTTRNEVFPSNKRHRPNQKEYLKKRKQKKQQRFKDLEEERESDKNKWLNFTTKNQKKPGMKVKSIFASPDNVSGRVGIGTCGTSGKGMTDFTVGEKYRKGL comes from the exons ATGGCGGACGATTTGCAGAACTACAAATTGCAGCTGCAGCAG GTAGAAGCTGCCTTACAAACAGATCCAGACAATGAGGAGCTgctaaaattgaaaattgatttgGACGAGGTCATTAAGCTGACGCGCGATCTGATCAAGGCACAGTTGGAAGAGCAACGAAAATCCTCTTATGTGGAGCCATCCTCATCTAAAACAGCCACATCAAATTACTATGACGACATTGAAGCTGCCCTCTTGGAGGCCGAGAAGCTGGTGTCGTCCGTCAAAACATGGAAAATTGGTGAGAAATGCCAAGCCAAATGGACCGAAGATGGTCAATACTATGATGCCACCATTGAGGGCATAACAGCCGAAGGAGAAGTCAGTGTAATATTCGATGCATATCAAAATCGTTCCACAACGAATTTGAAAGAGTTACGCGAACGGACAACGCGCAACGAAGTCTTTCCCTCCAACAA ACGACATAGGCCGAATCAAAAAGAATATTTGAAAAAGcgcaaacagaaaaaacaacaacgattTAAAGATTTGGAAGAAGAGCGCGAGTCGGATAAAAACAAATGGCTTAACTTCACCACTAAGAATCAAAAGAAACCTGGCATGAAAGTGAAAAGTATATTTGCATCGCCGGACAATGTAAGTGGTAGAGTGGGTATCGGCACATGCGGAACATCCGGAAAGGGTATGACTGATTTCACGGTTGGTGAAAAATATCGTAAGGGTCTTTAA
- the LOC6651038 gene encoding zinc finger protein weckle isoform X2 yields the protein MQMHSIGAKNNNMVERYLEPQWLSWCRLCASDEGEIKLNDDSIHGEFVRTISKCFDVEMTLEEPELGSMLCHDCYTSISQLISFGENINKVQAIFELLRHTESNEQLDVTELRRQYGLAVTRIKAEPPDEYSVDDSEIEDNFNTVVDEDLEEEEEIRSADYKEEEPKETPPKRKRGRPKTVEVLTRMPKNNLPNLPSDSGYSFGIMEPQISHSWQSKQMLHL from the exons atgcaaatgcactCCATAGGGGCAAAGAACAATAATATGGTTGAACGATATTTAGAGCCACAATGGCTAAGTTGGTGTCGTCTGTGCGCCAGCGATGAGGGCGAGATCAAGCTAAATGATGACTCGATCCATGGAGAGTTTGTGCGTACCATTAGCAAATGTTTTGATGTGGAG ATGACCCTGGAGGAGCCCGAGCTTGGTAGTATGCTGTGCCATGATTGCTACACATCAATAAGCCAGTTAATCAGTTTCGGTGAGAATATCAACAAGGTTCAAGCAATATTCGAGCTATTGCGTCACACGGAATCCAACGAGCAGCTGGATGTGACAGAATTGCGACGGCAATACGGTTTGGCGGTGACACGAATCAAGGCTGAGCCGCCCGATGAATATAGTGTCGACGATAGTGAAATAGAGGATAACTTTAACACCGTCGTGGATGAAGACCttgaggaggaggaggagattAGATCAGCTGATTATAAAGAGGAAGAACCGAAAGAGACACcgccaaaaagaaaacgtgGTCGTCCCAAGACTGTCGAAGTTCTGACAAGAATgccaaaaaat AACCTGCCAAATTTGCCAAGTGACTCTGGGTACAGTTTCGGCATTATGGAGCCACAGATATCGCATTCATGGCAATCAAAACAGATGCTACATTTGTGA
- the LOC6651035 gene encoding putative transferase CAF17 homolog, mitochondrial — MNISKNLKYLRLMRICGRNLSDFSHPPHIAPAPQAGRRSCTLEQLKNRELIRVHGSEVVPFLQGLVTNDVTRLQHPEGPSSIYGLFLNKGGRVLYDTIIYRTNNPETYLLECDRDASSEFRRNLRMFRVRKQIDIDSVDDEYSPWVIFTKNGGDGELVHATHNLPELFVAADPRLSSLGTRVLAPTDISWAKLVKGFWQNSEVVATPATADNNYQLLRYKQGVGEGVQELPPGKCFPLEANADFLNGVSFNKGCYIGQELTARIHHSGVIRKRYMPIRLTAPLGSNHTVQSVAGANLGRVFGHAQNRGVALLRIEQVLNGQQELTVDGDRCYAERPEWWPRDVPSKRRVASIE; from the coding sequence ATGAATATCAGTAAAAATTTGAAGTACCTGCGCTTGATGCGTATCTGTGGACGCAATTTGAGCGATTTTTCGCATCCTCCGCACATAGCACCGGCTCCGCAAGCTGGCAGGCGATCCTGTACACTAGAGCAACTCAAGAATCGTGAGCTGATTCGTGTCCATGGATCGGAAGTCGTTCCTTTTCTGCAAGGACTGGTCACAAACGATGTAACCCGTTTGCAGCATCCGGAGGGCCCTTCGTCTATATATGGCCTGTTCCTGAACAAAGGTGGTCGCGTGCTGTACGACACCATTATCTATCGTACCAATAATCCAGAAACCTATCTACTGGAGTGTGATCGAGATGCCTCTTCCGAATTCCGTCGTAATTTACGAATGTTTCGTGTACGCAAACAGATCGACATCGATTCCGTGGATGATGAGTACTCGCCATGGGTGATTTTCACTAAAAATGGAGGCGATGGCGAACTGGTACATGCTACACACAATCTGCCCGAGCTGTTTGTGGCTGCCGATCCGCGTCTGTCCAGTTTGGGCACACGTGTTCTAGCGCCGACCGACATCAGTTGGGCCAAGCTGGTAAAGGGTTTTTGGCAAAACAGTGAAGTTGTGGCCACTCCGGCAACAGCTGACAACAATTATCAATTGTTGCGCTACAAGCAGGGAGTGGGCGAAGGTGTCCAGGAGTTGCCACCCGGCAAGTGCTTCCCTCTGGAGGCTAATGCTGATTTCCTAAATGGGGTTAGCTTCAATAAAGGATGCTACATCGGTCAGGAGCTGACTGCCCGCATTCACCATTCCGGGGTAATACGGAAGCGATATATGCCCATACGCTTAACAGCACCACTAGGCTCCAATCATACGGTGCAATCCGTTGCCGGAGCAAATCTGGGACGTGTCTTTGGTCATGCCCAGAATCGGGGTGTTGCCCTGTTGCGCATCGAGCAGGTTCTTAATGGCCAGCAGGAGCTGACTGTAGATGGCGATCGTTGCTATGCCGAGCGTCCAGAGTGGTGGCCCCGCGATGTGCCTAGCAAGCGACGAGTGGCGTCCATAGAGTAG
- the LOC6651037 gene encoding uncharacterized protein LOC6651037, with protein MKRYKQKLRDVWLQMPEFRPWLRRNPEDSYRAHCRLCKCGVNTKICDLRAHALTKKHMKWFSNNSANAQTVSQEHKLAEMTDVEYLEDDQIAYEIPASKSKPRPKIIKPVSVKRDIKSLPVKREKRESSNPIDYEEIIENIALYETEQVEYSNQNSIKSDHDMEHHQVEEHNFDDSQFDEETTEIETVQMAEVNDLISKAVTAAVKNHKDSSQVFGDFVADRLRQLTNETSEFAKDKIMQVLLEASALDRGTNCS; from the exons atgaaACGGTACAAGCAAAAACTGCGCGATGTATGGCTCCAGATGCCCGAATTCCGGCCATGGCTACGGCGAAATCCCGAGGATTCCTACAGAGCGCATTGCCGCCTCTGCAAATGTGGagtaaatacaaaaatttgcGATTTGCGGGCACACGCATTGACCAAGAAGCATATGAAATGGTTTTCAAATAATTCTGCAAATGCGCAAACGGTTAGCCAGGAACATAAATTGGCTGAAATG ACCGATGTGGAATACTTGGAAGATGACCAGATTGCCTATGAAATACCAGCGAGCAAAAGCAAGCCGCGGCCAAAGATTATCAAGCCGGTGTCGGTTAAGCGGGACATCAAGTCACTTCCAGTGAAACGGGAGAAACGTGAATCTAGTAATCCCATTGATTACGAAGAAATTATTGAGAATATTGCATTGTATGAGACCGAGCAGGTCGAATATTCTAATCAAAATTCCATCAAATCGGATCATGATATGGAGCATCATCAGGTGGAGGAACATAATTTCGATGATAGCCAATTTGACGAGGAGACAACTGAAATAGAAACAGTTCAAATGGCAGAGGTAAACGATTTGATTAGCAAAGCTGTAACCGCTGCGGTTAAGAATCATAAGGATTCATCGCAAGTATTTGGTGATTTTGTCGCCGATCGATTGCGGCAATTAACCAATGAAACATCTGAGTTTGCCAAGGACAAAATAATGCAAGTTCTCCTGGAAGCCTCCGCCTTAGACAGGGGAACAAATTGTAGTTAA
- the LOC6651673 gene encoding zinc finger protein weckle, whose protein sequence is MSYSHWLNWCRLCAKDDVGGNVKVYTNADKWGQWDNVLVMAIRRYFEVHMRLEDDLSSVLCTECYTLISELIDFSEHVTKVQAIFEILRRNETEPGKQLDVAALRQQYGLGADDWTHIIKPMPGLSLIENQEDEKPTSQLDETKQEFIDLGDGQIDKDMSTDSPAHSQIEEFEDVLVAGPIILNRSDEYSNGKDDIKSEIEDKPKYLESFSSVDKDDDIQKDDKEMVQMVLDNDQGKISTKRSPMECRNCGKSYRNRGSYEKHLEQLCRRVDRKPPNKTDRKTACNICHKILSSAAALKLHKEGIHDNAKPFICDNCGKQLKTITALNEHKLVHTEDRPFQCDVCQAGFKNKARLKIHHQIHEEPHFECDICGKRLQTRRTWNMHKVVHNEERKLKCEVCGALFKRSKTLKTHLLSHTGLRPYVCQYCGKTFACNANCRSHKLKKHPKEVALEDGEGLSARLVVPTLEELRVMTQKIPKDAS, encoded by the exons ATGAGCTACAGCCACTGGCTAAATTGGTGTCGCCTTTGTGCCAAGGACGATGTGGGGGGCAATGTGAAGGTCTACACAAATGCGGACAAATGGGGCCAGTGGGACAATGTCTTGGTGATGGCCATCCGACGATACTTTGAGGTCCAT ATGCGGCTGGAAGATGATCTGAGCAGTGTATTGTGCACCGAGTGCTACACTTTAATAAGCGAATTGATTGACTTCTCTGAGCACGTGACCAAGGTCCAGGCAATATTCGAGATTTTGCGACGCAACGAAACTGAGCCGGGCAAACAGCTCGATGTGGCTGCTTTGCGGCAGCAATATGGTCTCGGTGCAGATGATTGGACGCACATAATCAAGCCCATGCCTGGATTGTCTTTGATCGAAAACCAAGAAGATGAAAAGCCCACCTCGCAATTGGATGAAACAAAACAGGAATTTATCGATTTGGGCGATGGGCAAATCGACAAAGACATGAGTACAGACAGTCCAGCTCATAGTCAGATTGAAGAATTTGAAGATGTTCTCGTGGCTGGCCCCATAATTTTGAATCGTTCGGATGAGTATTCCAACGGGAAAGATGACATTAAATCCGAAATAGAAGATAAACCAAAGTATTTAGAATCATTTTCATCAGTTGATAAGGATGACGATATTCAGAAAGATGACAAAGAAATGGTGCAGATGGTATTGGACAACGATCAAGGAAAAATTTCTACCAAACGCAGTCCAATGGAATGCCGTAACTGCGGCAAATCGTATCGCAATCGTGGTTCATATGAAAAGCATTTGGAACAGCTTTGCCGTAGGGTAGACCGTAAACCACCTAACAAGACGGACAGGAAGACTGCCTGCAATATCTGCCACAAGATTCTTTCCTCCGCAGCGGCCCTTAAACTTCACAAGGAGGGCATTCATGATAATGCCAAGCCTTTTATTTGCGACAATTGTGGCAAGCAACTAAAGACTATTACAGCTTTGAATGAACACAAGCTCGTACACACGGAGGATCGCCCGTTTCAATGCGATGTGTGTCAGGCTGGGTTCAAGAACAAGGCACGTCTCAAAATTCACCATCAGATCCATGAGGAGCCACACTTTGAGTGCGATATTTGTGGTAAAAGGCTACAGACTCGTCGCACCTGGAACATGCATAAAGTGGTGCATAACGAGGAGCGCAAACTGAAGTGTGAGGTTTGTGGCGCCCTGTTCAAGCGCTCCAAGACGCTAAAGACTCATCTTTTAAGCCACACTGGACTGAGACCATATGTTTGTCAGTATTGTGGCAAAACATTCGCCTGCAATGCAAATTGTCGTTCCCACAAGCTGAAGAAACATCCAAAAGAGGTGGCTCTGGAAGATGGTGAGGGCTTATCAGCCCGTTTGGTTGTGCCCACACTGGAAGAGTTAAGGGTCAT GACACAAAAAATCCCCAAAGATGCTTCTTGA
- the LOC6651038 gene encoding zinc finger protein weckle isoform X1, which translates to MQMHSIGAKNNNMVERYLEPQWLSWCRLCASDEGEIKLNDDSIHGEFVRTISKCFDVEMTLEEPELGSMLCHDCYTSISQLISFGENINKVQAIFELLRHTESNEQLDVTELRRQYGLAVTRIKAEPPDEYSVDDSEIEDNFNTVVDEDLEEEEEIRSADYKEEEPKETPPKRKRGRPKTVEVLTRMPKNVNKINEIDFSISKRVKKKTASSIDKNDIAHRTCQICQVTLGTVSALWSHRYRIHGNQNRCYICDCCGKQLKTFTALNEHKLVHTEDRPCVCPICNAAFKNKARLRVHSQTHGEPSYQCNICGKKLQTRAILNKHKYVHSEERRFKCEVCGTGCKNSTALKVHLLSHAGLRPYVCKYCGKAFASNTNCRSHKLKQHAEEVEQDNDAESSRIAVPTLEELRAITREMPKTKMESKWTKSDDEAFIATA; encoded by the exons atgcaaatgcactCCATAGGGGCAAAGAACAATAATATGGTTGAACGATATTTAGAGCCACAATGGCTAAGTTGGTGTCGTCTGTGCGCCAGCGATGAGGGCGAGATCAAGCTAAATGATGACTCGATCCATGGAGAGTTTGTGCGTACCATTAGCAAATGTTTTGATGTGGAG ATGACCCTGGAGGAGCCCGAGCTTGGTAGTATGCTGTGCCATGATTGCTACACATCAATAAGCCAGTTAATCAGTTTCGGTGAGAATATCAACAAGGTTCAAGCAATATTCGAGCTATTGCGTCACACGGAATCCAACGAGCAGCTGGATGTGACAGAATTGCGACGGCAATACGGTTTGGCGGTGACACGAATCAAGGCTGAGCCGCCCGATGAATATAGTGTCGACGATAGTGAAATAGAGGATAACTTTAACACCGTCGTGGATGAAGACCttgaggaggaggaggagattAGATCAGCTGATTATAAAGAGGAAGAACCGAAAGAGACACcgccaaaaagaaaacgtgGTCGTCCCAAGACTGTCGAAGTTCTGACAAGAATgccaaaaaatgtaaataaaatcaatgaAATAGACTTTTCTATTTCTAAAAGAGTTAAAAAAAAGACTGCATCGAGCATTGATAAAAATGACATTGCCCATAGAACCTGCCAAATTTGCCAAGTGACTCTGGGTACAGTTTCGGCATTATGGAGCCACAGATATCGCATTCATGGCAATCAAAACAGATGCTACATTTGTGACTGCTGTGGCAAACAGCTGAAAACATTTACAGCTCTCAACGAACATAAGTTGGTTCACACCGAAGACCGACCATGTGTTTGCCCCATATGCAATGCTGCCTTCAAGAACAAGGCTCGTCTACGG GTACACAGCCAGACGCATGGAGAGCCAAGCTATCAATGTAATATCTGCGGTAAGAAATTGCAAACACGTGCCATTCTAAATAAGCACAAATACGTCCATTCTGAAGAACGTCGCTTCAAATGTGAAGTATGTGGGACCGGTTGTAAGAATTCCACTGCGCTGAAAGTCCATTTACTTAGCCACGCCGGCTTACGGCCTTACGTGTGTAAGTATTGTGGCAAGGCCTTTGCCAGCAATACCAATTGTCGGTCGCACAAACTGAAACAACATGCTGAGGAAGTGGAGCAGGATAATGATGCGGAATCCTCACGTATAGCAGTTCCTACATTAGAAGAATTACGTGCAAT aACTCGTGAAATGCCTAAAACGAAAATGGAATCCAAATGGACTAAATCAGATGACGAAGCGTTCATTGCAACTGCTTAG